Proteins from one Spirochaetaceae bacterium genomic window:
- a CDS encoding pentapeptide repeat-containing protein, protein MQQRRKTPSTTSINVGSYIVVVAFLTALCPIVDAAPPDCLPDCRFRNFNQENLEGVDFSGADLRWARFVRANLQGAVLSGADLTGAVLLGAVLKDALLVDVSLVGSCLIGADFSGAMLDGVDFRFADLQVAKLIDVDLTASDLGGANLDETNLIGADLRTVDPSRTDLGTAYLMDAKLPAGFVRRPVGRPDTKPGMSAEEAAANRRRLTGGD, encoded by the coding sequence ATGCAGCAACGAAGGAAAACCCCTAGTACTACCAGTATCAACGTTGGGTCGTACATCGTGGTTGTTGCGTTTCTGACGGCACTCTGTCCCATAGTCGATGCCGCGCCTCCAGATTGCTTGCCGGATTGTCGATTCAGGAACTTCAACCAGGAGAATCTGGAGGGAGTAGACTTCAGTGGTGCTGATCTGCGCTGGGCACGATTCGTGCGTGCGAACCTACAAGGCGCCGTTCTCAGCGGCGCCGATCTGACCGGCGCCGTGCTGCTGGGCGCAGTCCTCAAAGATGCATTGTTGGTCGATGTTTCGCTGGTGGGAAGCTGTTTGATCGGAGCGGACTTCAGCGGTGCGATGTTGGATGGTGTTGACTTCCGGTTCGCCGATTTACAAGTCGCCAAGCTCATCGATGTAGACTTGACGGCATCTGATCTGGGTGGAGCGAACCTTGATGAAACGAATCTGATCGGAGCTGATCTCCGCACTGTGGACCCATCCCGCACCGATCTCGGCACTGCATATCTCATGGACGCCAAGCTGCCTGCGGGATTTGTCCGGAGACCAGTAGGTCGCCCAGACACGAAGCCAGGCATGTCGGCTGAAGAGGCGGCGGCCAACAGGCGCCGATTGACGGGCGGGGATTGA